The window ACGTTGTGGGAATGCTTGACTTGTGTCTGTATTCTGCAGCACCTGCGGAGTGAGCAGCACAAGGCCTTCTCCAGAAGTGATGAGTACCTGGTGGTGGACAGGCTCATCACCACACTGCCCTTCAACTTCAGTCACGTCAAAACAACACAAACTCAAACCACAAGGTACATTAGTCTTACATTTTTACatattagtcatttagcagacgttcttatccagagtgacttacatttTCTAAATTCACCGTGGGAatggaacccacaaccctggcgttgcaagcagcATGCGCTACCAATTGCCCACACAGGAGCAAAATATACCCAAATCAAAAGTAAACGCACACATTGAATGCTGTTCAGGCACATGCTTGTTAGGAAAACTAATGCAATGTTGTGTGGAACATTTTGCAGATTGCCTGGTTTTTttttctatgttctttttttctatgttgtgctGATCACCACATCTCTTAAGTAATTTTTTGTTCCCATAGGTCAAAGTACAGCATAACCTCCCTGTTGTGTGTTCCTGGACCCAGCATacagatggaggaagagaaggagggaggtgtGGAAACCAAAGAGCTGAAGGGGGGATTAATGTCCCTCTGGTCTACTACAGTGGAGCCCGCTCTCTCCCAGAGTGTGGAAAACCCCTTGGAACAGCCTCGGAAGCGCAGCCGAGGAGCCCCTGTTCCCCACAGCACCAGCGAGGGGGAGAAGAGGTGCTCTTACGTCCCAGACAGACCCCAGCCCAAGCACAGATCCCTGTCCTGCAAACAACGCTGCCAACGGGGATCCCCCCGCAAGCACCCCCAGAGGGCTGGGCTGAGTCAGACACCTGTGTCTAATGCAGAAATAGACCCTTCTACCTTTGACTCTGTCGCTAACCCCAGACTTTCCCATCAGGGCCAGAGAACTCACACAGACAAAGATGGCCGCTCTTCATTTAGTCACACAGAGGATTTACAATGTGGCGATCCAGCTGGACATGTGAAGGTCCCTTCCAGTCAGCACAAGGTTGCAGGGCTCAGAGCTTTAGAGGAGAGTGAACTGAGTCATGATACGTTGGCTGGGGATACTCTTCCCGGGAATACTGGGGGTGTTCCGGAGCTCGAGGCAGGTGACACGgagacacacacccctcctcctgcCAGGACGTTACAGAGGAGGGTCAGGGATTACAGACGGAAGAGAAGGAAAGTTGAGAAGCAGCGGACTGCTCAGGAGCAGGAAAAAACGTGCAATGTTCCCAGCAGCTCTCTGCTGAACCTCTGGCAGCTGTTCGACTCCAGTGAGGACATGGAGTGTGAGTTCAGAGGCTTTCCCAGCTGTTCCACTCCAGTGAGGACATGGAGTGTGAGTTCAGAGGCTTTCCCAGCTGTTCCACTCCAGTGAGGACATAGACTGGGAGTTCCAGGCCTTCCccagctagagaggagagagaggggggggggggggggttagggtaaCCCAGAATCTTCCCAATATGAGCGCTAACCTGTTACGGACTCACTGTATGAACTTATTGTATGACAGTTTCATTGAGTGACATAGCAGATCTATATGGGAACCCATTGATTGTGGCTCTTTAAACCTATGacttctataaagggaatagttcCCTTCAGGTTGGGAGGGTGGTGGTGCAACACTGTTGTGTTGATTTAACCATGGCAGCTTCTAGTCTACCTGGCTATTTTAACATGACTGGTTTTATCTGGAGAACAGGCTGGAGCACTATCCTCGGTTCTGTACAACGCCTGCatgtgttctggtgtccagagGAACTGTATGGTTGTGTTTTTGGTATGTGGTAttgtacttttttattttttattgaaagGGATACAACCGAAGGTCTTCTATTGAATTGTCATTACATTTCCGTACATATTGTACAGGTGAAAAAGGTATCTACGTGACGTCTGTTTGATAAATGAAAGACTACCTAAACCGCTCTGACATGTCTGTGATCAGTTGAATGAGCACATTCTCATAGATAAGAGTACATAGCTCTGACCCTGGACAAGCTGTGTTACACAAAGGAGAGGACTCCCTCAAGGCTAACTTGTCATAAAGCACATCGTCCTCTTATACAGCCACCAACACAGAGAGACTCTGAGACAAGGCGAGAGGAATTGCTTCCTTTTTACCTCCATAACAGTAATAAATAAGTATTTGCACTTTCTCATGTACTGAATGCATCTAGAATAACTGAAGGAGAAATGCATCGGTTTTCTAGATTTTCCTTATT of the Oncorhynchus clarkii lewisi isolate Uvic-CL-2024 chromosome 3, UVic_Ocla_1.0, whole genome shotgun sequence genome contains:
- the LOC139387894 gene encoding protein DBF4 homolog A-like, which codes for MKSRRTQKSTKHRLQDNKLADKGHKSASKSHAKPPCESYPAPKKPFTGKLFYLDLPSNRRAETLENDIKRFGGTVEKFFSKEIKYLVSNKREARYVQCHGRDPLVPSPNSGHSSPHPRPHPGSHRDSFKGSSQGQADMVVISRGKSFVKRVVKEQVRIQVNEILSNALEWGVKILYIDDAIAYMEKKKSNVKYTAEKPTATTAAVTKSAKREPTGKPSFLKYKGGRIRKPFVKVVDSSRHYRPIYLAMPNMPEFNLTSAPPCSPFYVEDQEHSGKRPKVHGNRGARVSASEERGQDRARRNREKKRGGYCECCTLKYNNIKAHLRSEQHKAFSRSDEYLVVDRLITTLPFNFSHVKTTQTQTTRSKYSITSLLCVPGPSIQMEEEKEGGVETKELKGGLMSLWSTTVEPALSQSVENPLEQPRKRSRGAPVPHSTSEGEKRCSYVPDRPQPKHRSLSCKQRCQRGSPRKHPQRAGLSQTPVSNAEIDPSTFDSVANPRLSHQGQRTHTDKDGRSSFSHTEDLQCGDPAGHVKVPSSQHKVAGLRALEESELSHDTLAGDTLPGNTGGVPELEAGDTETHTPPPARTLQRRVRDYRRKRRKVEKQRTAQEQEKTCNVPSSSLLNLWQLFDSSEDMECEFRGFPSCSTPVRTWSVSSEAFPAVPLQ